The Pirellulales bacterium genome has a segment encoding these proteins:
- the cheB gene encoding chemotaxis-specific protein-glutamate methyltransferase CheB: protein MTEQQPIQVMIVEDSRVVREMLEHVINLDPRLRVAASCSSAEQALQLLSATAPDVISMDIHLPGMNGLEATRRIMEIRPTPIVVVSRSVRSRDQTASIEALQAGALAVLEKPVSVAHADYQAMSHRLCTQLADMSKVKVVRQRFNRSHHSRIDDARMPPRDPLTCASSMPSKAAGEFAVVGVVASTGGPHALEVIFSQLKADFRLPIVVVQHITPSFHEGFVDWLNHVSPLQVYQAVEGLPIEPRHVYVAPKDRHLLVKPTGFSIGGSAPDNGHCPSGTVLFRSLAERFGSRAIGVLLTGMGRDGADGLLAMKRAGAFTIAEHESSAIVNGMPGTARELGAECVSLPLSAIAGALRQLSCNSRKNKPCATAIES, encoded by the coding sequence ATGACTGAACAGCAGCCCATCCAAGTCATGATCGTAGAAGACTCGCGCGTGGTTCGCGAAATGCTGGAGCACGTCATCAATTTAGATCCGCGACTCCGCGTCGCTGCCTCGTGCAGTAGTGCCGAGCAAGCGCTCCAATTGCTCAGTGCGACGGCGCCGGACGTCATTTCGATGGATATCCATTTACCCGGCATGAATGGGCTGGAAGCCACGCGCCGCATCATGGAAATACGACCCACGCCAATTGTGGTTGTCTCGCGCAGCGTTCGGTCCCGCGACCAAACCGCCTCGATCGAAGCTCTGCAGGCCGGGGCGTTAGCCGTTTTGGAAAAACCCGTGAGTGTTGCGCACGCCGATTACCAAGCGATGTCGCACAGGCTATGCACGCAATTGGCCGACATGAGCAAAGTCAAAGTAGTCCGCCAACGTTTCAATCGTAGCCATCATTCGAGAATTGACGATGCCCGAATGCCGCCCCGGGACCCCCTCACGTGTGCTTCAAGCATGCCGTCCAAGGCCGCTGGTGAATTTGCCGTGGTAGGCGTGGTCGCGTCTACAGGCGGTCCCCACGCGCTGGAAGTAATCTTCTCGCAGTTGAAGGCCGATTTTCGCTTGCCGATCGTGGTCGTCCAACACATCACCCCCAGTTTTCACGAGGGCTTTGTCGACTGGCTTAATCACGTCTCACCGCTGCAGGTGTACCAAGCCGTGGAGGGACTGCCGATCGAGCCACGCCACGTTTATGTTGCGCCCAAAGACCGCCATCTGCTGGTCAAGCCGACGGGCTTTTCCATCGGAGGAAGCGCGCCAGACAACGGCCATTGCCCGTCCGGCACGGTGTTGTTTCGCTCGCTGGCGGAAAGGTTTGGTTCGCGCGCCATCGGGGTGTTGCTGACCGGAATGGGACGAGACGGAGCGGACGGCCTACTGGCGATGAAACGTGCCGGAGCTTTTACCATTGCCGAGCATGAGTCGAGCGCCATCGTGAACGGCATGCCCGGCACGGCACGAGAATTGGGCGCCGAGTGTGTCTCGCTCCCGCTGTCGGCCATCGCCGGCGCGCTCCGACAACTGTCTTGCAATTCCA